The Pseudodesulfovibrio cashew genomic sequence TATCATCACGGACAAAGGAGGCGTTCCCGTGCCCGTACCCGTCATCAGCCCTGTCGATGAACAGATCTTCCTTCTCAATGTCATCGAACTGCTCGCCGCGCTGTTCCGCACCCCCGACAGCGCTGGCTGGGCCGCGATCCGCGATACGGGCCTGCCTGCCTTGGCGGCCCGTGCCCCGATTCGGACGGGACAGCTTACGGATACGCTCGAAAAACTGCAAGGAGCATTAGACTCCTCTGAAAATACCATCGGAATCATTGACGAACTGCTCTCCGAACAGGTCCGTCTTTTCGTGGCAGGACGCGGCGGCGTTGTCGCCCCGCCCTATGAGTCCTGCCACCGGCCCGGCGAATCGGGCGTCATGGGCGAGGCCGCCCTGTCCATGCGCTCGAGGCTGGCCGAGGCCGGACTCGAAGTCGCCCTTCCCTCCAACGAGCCCCCGGACCACCTCTCCCTGGAGCTGGAATACCTCCACCACCTGCTGTCCACGGCCTGGGCCGAACAGGACGGCACCCGGGAGGCGGAAGCCCTGGCCTTTTCCGGAGAGACCATGCTCCCCTGGGTGGCCCGCTTCCGGGACGCGCTGCTCGAGGGCACGCCCCATCCCGTGTTCACGCACGCCGCCGACCTTGCCGTGGCCCTGTTGGAGGAGCTGAGCTCCAGAGCCGACAAGTAGCCGATCAGGGCGTTGCCTTGGAGTCGGTCACCGCCATCCTGAGCGTTTCCAGGAAGTGGTCGTCCGGCTCGAAGTAGCCGCGTTTCACCAACTCGATGATCCAGTTCCCGTCGCCCTGCGACCGGACCAGATAGGCCAGGGGCAGTTGCGCCTGGCCCAGGCACTCGAAGATCTGTCCGTGGCTGTC encodes the following:
- a CDS encoding TorD/DmsD family molecular chaperone, whose product is MPVPVISPVDEQIFLLNVIELLAALFRTPDSAGWAAIRDTGLPALAARAPIRTGQLTDTLEKLQGALDSSENTIGIIDELLSEQVRLFVAGRGGVVAPPYESCHRPGESGVMGEAALSMRSRLAEAGLEVALPSNEPPDHLSLELEYLHHLLSTAWAEQDGTREAEALAFSGETMLPWVARFRDALLEGTPHPVFTHAADLAVALLEELSSRADK